A genomic region of Pseudomonas sp. KU43P contains the following coding sequences:
- the aroC gene encoding chorismate synthase produces MSGNTYGKLFTVTTAGESHGPALVAIVDGCPPGLEISLADLQHDLDRRKPGTSRHTTQRQEADEVEILSGVFEGRTTGCSIGLLIRNTDQKSKDYSAIKDLFRPAHADYTYHHKYGIRDYRGGGRSSARETAMRVAAGAIAKKYLATQGIQVRGYMSQLGPIEIPFKGWESVENNAFFSPDPDKVPELEAYMDQLRRDQDSVGAKITVVAEGVMPGLGEPIFDRLDAELAHALMSINAVKGVEIGAGFASVAQRGTEHRDELTPEGFLSNNAGGILGGISSGQPIVAHLALKPTSSITVPGRSIDVHGNPVDVITKGRHDPCVGIRATPIAEAMMAIVLMDHLLRHRAQNAEVKVGTPVLGQL; encoded by the coding sequence ATGTCCGGCAATACCTACGGCAAGCTGTTCACTGTCACCACCGCTGGCGAAAGCCATGGCCCGGCGTTGGTCGCCATTGTCGATGGCTGCCCTCCGGGCCTGGAGATCTCCCTCGCCGACCTGCAGCACGACCTCGACCGGCGCAAGCCCGGCACCAGCCGGCACACCACCCAGCGCCAGGAAGCCGACGAAGTGGAGATCCTCTCCGGCGTCTTCGAAGGCCGCACCACGGGGTGCTCGATCGGCCTGCTGATCCGCAACACCGACCAGAAGTCCAAAGACTACTCGGCCATCAAGGACCTGTTCCGCCCGGCCCATGCCGACTACACCTACCATCACAAGTACGGCATCCGCGACTACCGCGGCGGTGGCCGTAGTTCGGCCCGTGAAACCGCCATGCGCGTGGCGGCCGGCGCCATCGCCAAGAAGTACCTGGCCACCCAGGGCATTCAGGTGCGCGGTTACATGAGCCAGCTGGGCCCGATCGAAATTCCGTTCAAGGGTTGGGAGTCGGTGGAGAACAACGCCTTCTTCAGCCCCGACCCGGACAAGGTGCCTGAGCTCGAGGCTTACATGGATCAACTGCGCCGTGACCAGGACTCGGTCGGGGCGAAGATCACCGTGGTTGCCGAAGGCGTGATGCCGGGCCTGGGTGAGCCGATCTTCGACCGCCTCGATGCCGAGCTGGCCCACGCCCTGATGAGCATCAACGCGGTCAAGGGTGTGGAAATCGGCGCAGGTTTCGCCAGCGTCGCCCAGCGCGGTACCGAGCACCGTGACGAGCTGACCCCGGAGGGTTTCCTCAGCAACAACGCTGGCGGCATTCTCGGCGGTATCAGCTCGGGTCAACCGATCGTCGCCCACCTGGCGCTGAAGCCGACTTCCAGCATCACCGTGCCGGGCCGCTCCATCGATGTTCACGGTAACCCGGTCGACGTCATCACCAAAGGCCGCCACGACCCGTGCGTGGGCATCCGCGCCACGCCGATCGCCGAGGCGATGATGGCCATCGTGCTGATGGATCACCTGCTGCGCCACCGTGCGCAG
- a CDS encoding alpha/beta hydrolase yields MMSRLVALLFLLCAGLAQAASPTVLQRPIDLDTGQGVLHGSLLLPQQATPPPVVLIIAGSGPTDRDGNNPASGRIDNLKRLALLLANEHIASVRFDKRGVAASQPATPDERNLSVERYVADVVAWSRKLKADPRFGPLILLGHSEGALIASLAAEQAGASAVITLAGSGRPMADVVREQLARRLPPAQLERSNALLDRLQAGQTSLDVPAPLRQVFRPSVQPYLITLFRQDPAQAFARLPMPALIVQGRNDVQVDVVDAERLKAAKPDAQLVLIDGMNHMLRISPKEMRLQRDSYLNPELPLARELGERVVSFIHQLPSA; encoded by the coding sequence ATGATGTCGCGCCTCGTCGCCCTGCTCTTCCTGCTCTGCGCCGGCCTAGCCCAGGCCGCCTCCCCCACCGTGCTGCAACGGCCCATCGACCTGGACACCGGCCAGGGCGTGCTGCACGGCAGCCTGCTGCTGCCGCAACAGGCCACGCCACCGCCGGTGGTGCTGATCATCGCAGGCTCCGGCCCGACCGACCGCGATGGCAACAACCCGGCCTCGGGGCGCATCGACAACCTCAAGCGCCTGGCCCTGCTGCTGGCCAACGAACACATCGCCAGCGTGCGCTTCGACAAGCGTGGCGTGGCCGCCAGCCAGCCGGCCACACCCGATGAACGCAACCTCAGCGTCGAGCGCTACGTGGCCGACGTGGTCGCCTGGAGCCGCAAGCTCAAGGCCGACCCTCGCTTCGGCCCGTTGATCCTGCTCGGCCACAGCGAAGGCGCACTGATCGCCAGCCTGGCCGCCGAGCAAGCCGGTGCGAGCGCGGTGATCACCCTGGCCGGCAGCGGCCGGCCGATGGCGGATGTGGTGCGTGAGCAACTGGCACGGCGCCTGCCACCGGCGCAGCTCGAACGCAGCAATGCCCTGCTCGACCGCCTGCAAGCGGGGCAGACCAGCCTGGATGTGCCTGCGCCCCTACGCCAGGTATTCCGGCCCAGTGTGCAGCCCTACCTGATCACGTTGTTCCGCCAGGACCCGGCGCAAGCCTTCGCCCGCCTGCCCATGCCTGCCCTGATCGTGCAGGGCCGTAATGACGTGCAGGTGGATGTGGTCGATGCCGAGCGCCTCAAGGCGGCCAAGCCGGACGCCCAGCTGGTGCTGATCGACGGCATGAACCACATGTTGCGCATTAGCCCCAAGGAAATGCGCCTGCAGCGCGACAGCTACCTCAACCCGGAGCTGCCCCTGGCGCGGGAGCTGGGTGAGCGCGTGGTGAGCTTTATTCACCAACTGCCCTCGGCCTGA
- the prmB gene encoding 50S ribosomal protein L3 N(5)-glutamine methyltransferase produces MITSRLRTLRDHIRWAVSRFHEHELFFGHGADNAWDEARLLVLGAVHLPWEVADSYLDCQLEDDERVRLQHLLKRRIEDRVPTAYLLGEAWFCGMSFIVDERVLVPRSPIGELIEKRFEPWLAAEPARILDLCTGSGCIGIVAAEVFPEAEVVLADLSFEALEVANQNIERHGLEERVYTVQGDGFGGLPGQRFDLILSNPPYVDAEDFGDMPAEYHHEPEMGLACGNDGLDLVRRMLAEAAEHLSEKGLLIVEVGNSQVHVEALYPEVDFTWLEFERGGHGVFMLTAEQCRQHQELFKARV; encoded by the coding sequence GTGATCACATCTCGTCTGCGCACGTTGCGCGACCATATCCGCTGGGCGGTCAGCCGCTTCCATGAGCACGAGCTGTTCTTCGGCCACGGTGCCGACAATGCCTGGGACGAAGCGCGCCTGCTGGTGTTGGGTGCCGTGCACCTGCCGTGGGAGGTGGCCGACAGCTACCTGGACTGCCAGCTCGAGGACGATGAGCGTGTACGCCTGCAGCACCTGCTCAAACGCCGCATCGAAGACCGTGTGCCGACCGCCTACCTGTTGGGCGAGGCGTGGTTCTGCGGCATGTCGTTCATCGTCGACGAGCGCGTGCTGGTGCCTCGTTCGCCGATCGGCGAGCTGATCGAGAAGCGCTTCGAGCCTTGGCTGGCCGCCGAGCCTGCGCGCATCCTCGACCTGTGCACCGGCTCCGGTTGCATCGGTATCGTTGCCGCCGAAGTGTTCCCCGAGGCTGAAGTGGTGCTGGCCGACCTGTCCTTCGAGGCGCTCGAAGTGGCCAACCAGAATATCGAGCGTCATGGCCTGGAAGAGCGCGTGTACACCGTGCAGGGCGATGGTTTCGGCGGCCTGCCGGGGCAGCGTTTCGATTTGATCCTGTCCAACCCACCGTATGTGGATGCCGAGGATTTCGGCGACATGCCGGCGGAGTATCACCATGAGCCGGAAATGGGCCTGGCCTGCGGCAATGACGGCCTGGACCTGGTGCGGCGGATGCTGGCCGAGGCGGCCGAGCACCTGAGCGAGAAGGGCTTGCTGATCGTCGAGGTGGGCAACAGCCAGGTACATGTCGAGGCGCTGTACCCCGAGGTCGATTTCACCTGGCTGGAGTTCGAGCGCGGTGGGCATGGGGTGTTCATGCTGACTGCCGAGCAGTGCCGGCAGCATCAGGAGTTGTTCAAGGCTCGCGTCTGA
- a CDS encoding cysteine hydrolase family protein produces the protein MSVPTTMFRLTGRDYPPAKLSQASLIIIDAQKEYLSGPLALSGMDEAVANIARLLDAARKAGRPIIHVRHLGTVGGRFDPQGPAGEFIPGLEPREGEIVIEKRMPNAFKNTKLHETLQALGHLDLIVCGFMSHSSVSTTVRRAKDYGYRCTLVEDGSATRDLALKDRVIPAAQIHECEMAVMADNFACVAPTASLI, from the coding sequence ATGTCCGTTCCAACCACGATGTTCCGCCTCACTGGCCGCGACTACCCGCCGGCCAAGCTGAGCCAAGCCAGCCTGATCATCATCGATGCGCAAAAAGAGTACCTCAGTGGCCCTCTCGCGCTGTCGGGCATGGACGAGGCCGTGGCCAACATCGCCAGGTTGCTCGACGCCGCCCGCAAGGCTGGCCGTCCGATCATCCATGTCCGCCACCTCGGCACCGTTGGCGGCCGCTTCGACCCGCAGGGCCCGGCCGGCGAGTTCATCCCTGGCCTGGAGCCGCGCGAGGGTGAAATCGTCATCGAAAAACGCATGCCCAACGCATTCAAGAACACCAAGCTGCACGAAACCCTGCAGGCGCTGGGTCACCTGGACCTGATCGTCTGCGGTTTCATGAGCCATTCCAGTGTCAGCACCACGGTTCGCCGGGCCAAGGACTATGGTTATCGTTGCACCCTGGTGGAAGACGGGTCGGCAACCCGCGACCTGGCACTGAAGGATCGGGTGATTCCCGCCGCGCAGATTCATGAATGCGAAATGGCCGTGATGGCCGACAACTTCGCCTGTGTCGCCCCGACCGCCAGCCTGATCTGA
- a CDS encoding Smr/MutS family protein, with product MQDDDFSLFSAEVRGVKPIKHDRADVGKPKADRKQLAGLRQAATVRSDQPLVIDGLSDQFVIDVGAEDELMWRRDGVQETQIRKLKLGQIAFEGSLDLHGMSVEKARETLWDFIAEATKLEVRCVRVTHGKAARLDGKRPMIKSHVNTWLRQHPQVLGFTSCQARHGGTGAVYVMLKRTMMEGRDE from the coding sequence ATGCAAGACGATGATTTTTCCCTGTTCAGCGCCGAGGTGCGCGGCGTCAAGCCGATCAAGCACGATCGCGCCGATGTCGGCAAACCCAAGGCCGACCGCAAGCAGCTGGCCGGCCTGCGCCAGGCCGCGACCGTGCGCAGTGACCAGCCGCTGGTGATCGACGGGCTGTCCGACCAGTTCGTCATCGACGTCGGCGCCGAAGACGAGCTGATGTGGCGCCGCGACGGCGTGCAGGAAACCCAGATCCGCAAGCTCAAGCTCGGCCAGATCGCCTTCGAAGGCAGCCTCGACCTTCACGGCATGAGCGTGGAAAAAGCCCGCGAGACCCTGTGGGACTTCATCGCCGAGGCCACCAAGCTGGAAGTGCGCTGCGTGCGCGTGACCCACGGCAAGGCGGCACGCCTGGACGGCAAGCGGCCGATGATCAAGAGCCACGTCAACACCTGGCTGCGCCAGCACCCCCAAGTGCTAGGCTTTACCTCCTGCCAGGCCCGCCACGGCGGCACCGGGGCGGTGTATGTAATGCTCAAGCGAACCATGATGGAAGGCCGCGACGAGTAA
- the folE gene encoding GTP cyclohydrolase I FolE: protein MSLEQNYTEILSQLGEDVSREGLLDTPKRAAKAMKYLCRGYEQTLEEVTNGALFTSDNSEMVLVRDIELYSMCEHHMLPFIGKAHVAYLPKGKVLGLSKVARIVDMYARRLQIQENLSRQIAEAVQQVTGAAGVAVVIEAKHMCMMMRGVEKQNSTMLTSVMLGEFRENAATRSEFLSLIK, encoded by the coding sequence ATGTCCCTGGAACAGAACTATACCGAGATCCTCAGCCAACTCGGCGAGGACGTCTCCCGTGAGGGCCTGCTCGACACGCCCAAGCGGGCTGCAAAGGCCATGAAGTACCTTTGCCGCGGTTATGAGCAGACGCTGGAAGAAGTCACCAACGGCGCCCTGTTCACCTCCGACAACAGCGAAATGGTGCTGGTCCGGGACATCGAGCTGTACTCGATGTGCGAACACCACATGCTGCCCTTCATCGGCAAGGCCCACGTGGCCTACCTGCCCAAGGGCAAGGTGCTGGGCCTGTCGAAGGTCGCACGAATCGTCGACATGTATGCCCGCCGCCTGCAGATCCAGGAAAACCTCAGCCGCCAGATCGCCGAGGCCGTGCAGCAGGTCACCGGCGCTGCCGGTGTGGCAGTGGTCATCGAAGCCAAGCACATGTGCATGATGATGCGCGGTGTCGAGAAGCAGAACTCGACCATGCTCACCTCGGTGATGCTCGGCGAGTTCCGCGAAAACGCCGCCACCCGCAGCGAGTTCCTCAGCCTGATCAAGTGA
- a CDS encoding glutaredoxin, with product MIVKALRVGLGQLIVFGDWISRPAKRKRDATAQAHVAQQAKGLALYQFHACPFCVKTRRTLHRLNVPVALRDAKNDEVHRQALLEGGGRVKVPCLRIEEAGQVTWMYESKAIIAYLDKRFASV from the coding sequence ATGATCGTCAAAGCCTTGCGGGTCGGCCTCGGCCAGCTCATCGTATTCGGCGACTGGATCAGCCGCCCGGCCAAGCGCAAGCGCGATGCCACGGCCCAGGCCCACGTCGCGCAACAGGCCAAGGGCCTTGCGCTGTACCAGTTCCATGCGTGCCCATTCTGCGTCAAGACCCGCCGCACCCTGCACCGGTTGAACGTGCCGGTGGCGCTGCGCGATGCCAAGAATGACGAGGTGCACCGCCAGGCGCTGCTCGAAGGTGGCGGGCGAGTGAAAGTGCCGTGCCTGCGCATCGAAGAGGCAGGCCAGGTGACCTGGATGTATGAGTCCAAGGCCATCATTGCCTACCTGGACAAGCGGTTCGCGTCGGTCTGA
- a CDS encoding glutathione S-transferase family protein gives MYKVYGDYQSGNCYKVKLMLSLLDRPYEWHPVDILKGETETPEFLAMNPNGKVPVLQLEDGTCLWESNAILNFLADGSEFLPSEPRLRTQVLQWQFFEQYSHEPYIAVARFIQFYLGLPDERVEEYRKLHKGGYKALRVMERQLQMTPYLVGDQYSIADVALYAYTHVAHQGGFELADYPAVRAWLARVASHPRHVPMVD, from the coding sequence ATGTACAAGGTCTATGGCGATTACCAGTCCGGCAACTGCTACAAGGTCAAGCTGATGCTGAGCCTGCTGGACCGGCCGTACGAGTGGCACCCGGTGGACATTCTCAAGGGCGAGACCGAAACGCCCGAGTTCCTGGCCATGAACCCCAACGGCAAGGTGCCGGTGCTGCAGCTCGAGGACGGCACGTGCCTGTGGGAGTCCAACGCCATCCTCAACTTCCTGGCCGATGGCAGCGAGTTCCTGCCCAGCGAGCCGCGCTTGCGGACCCAGGTGCTGCAGTGGCAGTTCTTCGAGCAGTACAGCCATGAGCCGTACATTGCCGTGGCGCGGTTCATCCAGTTCTACCTGGGCCTGCCGGACGAGCGTGTGGAGGAGTACCGCAAGCTGCACAAGGGCGGGTACAAGGCGCTGAGGGTGATGGAGCGGCAGTTGCAGATGACGCCGTACCTGGTGGGCGACCAGTATTCGATTGCCGATGTGGCGCTGTATGCGTACACCCATGTGGCGCATCAGGGTGGGTTCGAGCTGGCGGATTATCCGGCGGTGCGGGCCTGGCTGGCCAGGGTGGCTAGCCATCCGCGGCATGTGCCGATGGTGGACTGA
- a CDS encoding benzoate/H(+) symporter BenE family transporter gives MTDATSARLRPLADSSPSAVVAGFIAMLTGYTSSLVLMFQAGQAAGLTSAQISSWIWALSIGMAVGSIGLSLRYRTPITIAWSTPGAALLITSLGGVSYPEAIGAYITCAILVLICGLTGSFERLVKRIPASLASALLAGILFKIGSEIFVAAQHRTLLVLGMFFSYLLVKRLSPRYCVLAALLVGTALSGTLGLLDFSGFRLEVATPVWTTPSFSLAATISIGIPLFVVAMTSQNMPGVAVLRADGYQVPASPLISATGFASLLLAPFGSHGVNLAAISAAICTGPHAHEDPSKRYTAAVWCGIFYGIAGVFGATLAALFAALPKELVLSIAALALFGSIMNGLTVAMGEAREREAALITFMVTASGFTLFSIGSAFWGIVAGVLSLLILSPRRA, from the coding sequence ATGACCGATGCCACCTCCGCACGCCTGCGGCCCCTGGCAGACAGCTCCCCGTCGGCGGTGGTCGCCGGCTTCATCGCCATGCTCACCGGCTATACCAGCTCACTGGTGCTGATGTTCCAGGCCGGCCAGGCAGCGGGCCTGACCAGCGCCCAAATCTCATCCTGGATCTGGGCGCTGTCGATCGGCATGGCGGTGGGCAGCATCGGCCTGTCGTTGCGCTACCGCACGCCGATCACCATCGCCTGGTCGACACCTGGCGCGGCGCTGCTGATCACCAGCCTGGGCGGGGTCAGCTACCCCGAAGCCATCGGCGCCTACATTACCTGCGCGATACTGGTACTCATCTGCGGCCTGACCGGCAGCTTCGAGCGCCTGGTCAAACGTATTCCCGCGTCACTGGCGTCGGCCTTGCTGGCCGGCATCCTGTTCAAGATCGGCAGCGAGATCTTCGTCGCCGCGCAGCACCGCACGCTGCTGGTGCTGGGGATGTTCTTCAGCTACCTGCTGGTCAAGCGCCTGTCGCCCCGTTACTGCGTGCTGGCCGCATTGCTGGTGGGCACGGCGCTGTCCGGCACACTGGGCCTGCTGGACTTCAGCGGTTTCAGGCTGGAAGTGGCAACGCCGGTGTGGACCACACCGAGTTTCTCTCTTGCGGCGACCATCAGTATCGGTATCCCTTTGTTCGTGGTAGCCATGACCTCGCAGAACATGCCAGGGGTGGCGGTGCTGCGCGCAGATGGTTACCAGGTACCAGCCTCACCGCTGATCTCGGCCACCGGGTTTGCTTCACTGCTGCTGGCGCCTTTCGGCTCGCACGGGGTCAACCTGGCGGCGATCAGCGCGGCCATCTGCACCGGGCCGCATGCCCATGAAGACCCGAGCAAGCGTTACACCGCGGCCGTGTGGTGCGGGATTTTCTACGGGATTGCCGGGGTGTTCGGGGCGACGCTGGCGGCATTGTTCGCGGCATTGCCGAAGGAGTTGGTGCTGTCGATTGCCGCACTGGCGCTGTTCGGCTCGATCATGAATGGGCTGACAGTGGCCATGGGCGAGGCGCGCGAGCGAGAGGCGGCGCTGATTACCTTCATGGTGACGGCATCGGGGTTTACCCTGTTCTCGATCGGGTCGGCGTTCTGGGGGATTGTGGCAGGAGTTCTGAGCCTGTTGATTCTCAGCCCGCGCAGGGCCTGA